AATATGGTCCCTCCTAATGCCAAACCAAGCATCAATGAAAAAGTAAACCCAACGCGAATATGTTTTTCCGTCAGTTCCTTTCTTTGAACCAAAGCTGGACCAATTCCCATTTGGCTTATAAGATTAGCAAACCCAACAACAATTAATGCAGCTTGAACAATTCCAAAACTTTCAACATTGATTAATCGGGCAAGAATAGCCAAAATTGCGATTTGCGCAATAGCAGATATCCCACTCCCTGCCGCCGACCAAAAGAATCCTTGAAAAGTTTTTTTTGTTAATGAGTCTTTTTTATTCATTGAAATTTATTCTGCTAAAAAAATTGGCCTTAGATATCTTTATACTAATAATATAATAATTTCTATTATAAATAGTGCTTACCCGTTTAAAATCATTAACTGATTATACAAAAAAGAAGTCTGTATTTTATATATATGTTTTGAACAATTTGTCTATTGTACTTCATTGTGGGGAGCACCCATATAATTTCTCGAGTATGCAAAAAATAAAAACATGTTTATAGTAAAGATACATTCTGTAATTCAAATCTAAATATATTCAAGCCTACTAACTCCACTTAAGATTTCTTCGATTTCTGCAATTCTTCACTCATTTTCTCTGCTAAACCAAAAGTACCTAGTTTATTAAATTCAACTTTTAAATGCTCTTTAAAGAATTGTCGTTTTAGTAGTCTTCGATCAATAGGGTCTATAGGCTTTCTCTTTAGGAAAGCCTGATTTATATATTGCCCAATAATCGCAAGACTTGGAAACGTTTTAAGAATAGACAAATATCCATAGGCAACCAATCGATCGCTCTTACTCATCTTTGATTTTTTATGTTTGGAGAATGACGTATTGATCGTGTAGGGCTTCGGCTCTCCTAAAGCAAACTCTTTAGATAGTCCTAAATAAGATCTTATTTTATTTTGAACTTTTTGTTTATCATTTATCAAATCATCAAACCTAATATGTAATAATTCTGAATCGTTTAAAAAATTCGTTTTAAGCAAATAGGTTTTAAACCATTGCTGAGTGTAACCTAGTATACCATAGTACTTGAATAAACCTTTTCGAGGTCTTGCGTGGTTTTTTCCAGGCATAAATTGGGCACTTATAAGAGCCGGCTCAAAATCTCTCTGAATACGTATAAACTTGACCTCATCATAAAACTCGTATAACGTCCTCAAAAAGAATTCAAAAGTCTTTGAATCCGTGAAAAAAGCAGAGTCTAGTTTCGCCATCCAAAATCCTTTTTCTAGAGTATGACAACAATGATTCATCATATCAAAATAGAATTCGAAAAAATTATTTCTTGGGTTTTCCAAATGAAATTCGAGATTCCCTTCAGCAAGTTGAAAATAATCACCTGAAGCATAATGATAAAGAAAATCTATATATTTATCCGGTTTACTAATATCCCCATGATATGCGTAGTTTCCATACAATTTTGCCTCGTGATTTCCACGATGAAGTTCATGTTCTATGCCCACAATCTCGGAGAAATCACTAATTATATTGGTCAATGAAGTTGTGCCATTCCGAGCTGCTCCAATAATAAAAACGGGGATTATCTTTTCACTCATCTCATCTAAAATTAATGTTGTTTTATTTTACTAGGAATTATATTTTCAAACTGAAGATAAAAACTGTCCTGCTTTGATTGTCTAATGTCAGAACTAAAAACTCCAGAGCCTTAACTATTACTATAGTTTTTGTACCATTCAACAAAATTTTTAATTCCTAGTTCAATTGACGTAGTGCTTTTATATCCTAATTTATTTAACCTTGACGTATCTGCCCAGGTTTGTGGAACATCTCCAGGTTGCAAAGGCAGCATTCTTTTTTTTACCCCTCTCTTAAACTCCCGTTCTAACGTCTCTATAAATTTCATTAAAGAGACAGGAGAACCGTTGCCTATGTTAAAAAGCTGGTAATAAGTCGAATCTTCTTCCTTTTTAGGTGGATTATGTAATATGATTATAATTCCCTGAATAATATCTTCAATATAAGTGAAATCTCTACTCATTTCCCCATGATTAAAAACCTGAATATGTTGATCTCTGGTTATAGCATTTGCAAATAGCATCGGTGCCATATCGGGTCTACCCCACGGACCATATACAGTAAAAAATCGAAGGCCAGAAGTTGGAATTCTATACAAATGGCTATAAGCGTATGCCATGAGCTCATTACTCTTTTTGGAAGCAGCATATAAACTTATTGGAAAATCAACTTTGTCATTTTCAGAGAAGGGCACTTTTGCATTGACCCCGTATACTGATGAGCTGGAAGCATACACCAAATGTTTAACCTTTTGATGACGGCAACATTCCAATATATTTAGAAAACCTACAATATTACTGTCAATATATGCCTCAGGATTTTCTATACTATAGCGAACGCCTGCCTGTGCGGCTAAATGAATTACCACATCAAAATTTTGTTCCTTAAATAACATTGGCAACTTCTCTCTGTTTTCTATGTCCATCCGAATAAAATGAAAGTTATTATATAAAGAAGATGTTGCAATAGTATTCCATTTCTTAGCCTCTAACTGCGATACCCCTATATCACCTAAGCGTGCATATTTTAAAACTATTGTATAATAATCGTTGATATTATCTAAACCATAAACAGTATAACCATCCTTCAATAACTGTTTCGTTAATGCATGGCCAATAAATCCCGCTGCTCCTGTAACTAATATTTTCATTAAATGTTATTTAAGATTGAGACTCCTATTGCATCGTATTGAAATCCAATGTCCTTCATGAATTGACCATCCAAAATCCTTCTTCCATCAAAAACAAAGGCAGGTTTAATAACCGAGGTATATATATTTTCCCAATCATATTCCACAAACTCATCCCATTCTGTCAGGATCGCTACCGCGTGCGCCTTTTCGCAAGCATGATAAGGCTCCATTACCACTTTTAGTAACCTTCTATTCTCTTCTGGACTTCGCGTATTCAAATAATCTAGATCTTCATAAATCCTTTCTTCACTTACTTTAGGGTCGTAAACGGTAATTTCGGCTTCTTCATTTAAAAGCGCATCTGCAACATAAATTGCAGCCGACTCACGCGTATCGTTAGTGTCTTTTTTAAAGGCCCAACCTAAGAAAGTAATTTTTTTACCAGAAACCGTATTGTAAAGTTTAGAAACAATATTTTCCGCAAAACGATTTTTTTGATGGTCGTTCATAATTATAACTTGTTCCCAATAGTCAGCAACTTCGTTTAAGCCATAAGATTTGGCAATATAAACAAGATTCAATATATCTTTTTGAAAGCAAGAACCACCAAAACCTACCGAGGCTTTTAAGAATTTGGGACCTATTCTACTATCCATTCCAATAGCTTTACTCACTTCACTTACATCAGCACCCGTTACTTCGCATAATTCTGAAATGGCATTAATTGAGGATACTCGTTGCGCTAAAAAAGCATTTGCTACTAATTTAGATAATTCAGAAGACCAAAGATTAGTCGTTAATATTTGCTCCTTTGGAATCCAAGTGGCGTAAATATCGACCAAAGCATTGATTGTCTCATTGCCCTCTTTGCTATTTTCTCCTCCAATCAATACCCTATCTGGATTTAACAGATCTTGCACCGCGGTGCCTTCGGCTAAAAATTCTGGATTGGAAAGAATCTGAAATTTCACGCCATTGCCAGTATGGTCTAAAATATTTTTTATTGCTTGGGCCGTTCTTACGGGAAGCGTAGACTTTTCAACAACTATTTTATCAGTAGTAGCAACTTTTGCTATTTGGCGGGCAGATAATTCAATGTACTTTAGATCTGCTGCCATCCCTTTTCCTTTACCGTAAGTTTTGGTAGGCGTATTTACTGAAATAAAAATCATTTCAGCCTCATCAATAGCCTTTTCTACCTCGGTGCTGAAAAATAAGTTTCTCCCTCTTGCCTCTTGAACCACTTCTTTTAGACCGGGTTCGTATATTGGTAGATTGTTTAAATCATTATCATTCCAAGCTGCAATACGGGCTTCATTAATATCTACAATTGTAATATTAATATCGGGGTTTTTTAAAGCCAGAACCGCCATTGTTGGGCCTCCAACGTAACCAGCACCAATGCAACAAATATTTTTAATCTTCATTTTTTTAATTCTTCGAGTCGTTCAATGGGTAATTTATAGATTTCAGTGATTTAAACAATCATCCCTGCAGCAACAGTTTCATTTGTATTATCGTCTATTAAAATAATACTACCCGTTGTACGGTTGGTGCCGTAGGAATCTATCATTAAAGGTTTGGTAGTTCTAATGGTTACTCTACCTATTTCATTCATCTCAAAAGTATCTTCATCCTTAATACGATCGTAGGAATTAATATCAACCTTATACAAAACGCTTTTTATCATCGCCTTTTGTGAGTTTTCGGTATGACATATAGTGTATTTTGCTCTGGGTTGAGAGGGTTTATTACTCATCCAACACAGCATTACATCAAACTCTTGTGATGTTTCTGGCCTATTGTTCGTTCTAACAATCATGTCGCCTCTACTTATATCTATATCATCTTCTAAAGTTATAGAAACAGACATTGGGACATAGGCTTCCTCAAATTCCTGTTCAAAGCCGTCAATACTCTTGATCTTTGAGGCGAAACCCGAGGGAAGTGCAATTACTTCATCGCCTACTCTGAATACACCACTAGCTATTCTACCGGCATATCCACGATAGTCTATAAATCCTTCTCTTTGTGGACGAAGCACAGTTTGAACGGGAAAGCGGGCATCAATTTTATTTAAATCGTTGGTAATATGTAAAGTTTCTAAAGTATATAATAAGGCTGCACCTTTATACCACAACATATTTTCAGAGCGGTTTACTACATTATCTCCGTGTAAAGCACTAATTGGAATATAAGTAATATCTTTTGTAACAAGTTTAGAAGAAACTTGCTCATATTGATTTACAATGTCATTATAAATTGCTTCATCATAATCTACAAGATCCATTTTATTAATACATACTATTAAATGCGGTATTTGCAAGAGTGAAGCTATAAAAGAGTGTCTTTTTGTTTGCTCTATTACACCTTTCCTAGCATCTATCAATATAATTGCGGCATTAGCGGTAGAAGCTCCAGTAATCATATTTCGCGTATATTGAATATGACCTGGGGTATCGGCAATTATAAACTTTCTTTTTGGCGTTGTAAAATATCTATATGCTACGTCGATAGTAATTCCTTGCTCGCGCTCCTCTTTAAGACCATCTGTAAACATAGCAAGGTCTATATTGTCATGCCCTTTTTTCTTACTTGTACTTTCAACTGCAGCTAATTGATCCTCAAAAATAGACTTTGAATCGTAAAGTAATCTACCTATTAAGGTGCTTTTACCGTCATCCACGCTTCCTGCAGTTGTAAATCGTAATAATTGATTGTTGTCTATGGCCATTTTTGTGAGTTTGTGAGTTTGTGAGTTTGTTATTATGTGAGTCTGTGGTGGTGTTATTCTTTTAAAGTTTGAATCAGCTTTATCAGCATTCTTTTAATAAAATATATTTTGTCTTTTAGTGTTTTTGAATCATCAATAAAACTTAATCTATTAGATATTTCAATTTGAGTTTCTAATTCAGAAGCTGAGCCAAGACTGATATATAAAAATCTTTTAAATTCCTTCTTTGTTTCCCATGCTGCGCCTTCAGCAATATTTGATGGAATAGATACTGATGCACGACGGATTTGACTTGTGAGTCCAAATTTTTCAGAATCGGGAAAATTATTGGTAACCTGATAAATTTCTGTCACCAAATCCATTGATTCTTGATACAGTCTTAAATCATTATGTGTTTTCATATAATATTTACTTATTCACTAATTTACAGGCTCACGAATTCACCTTTTAGAAGTACCCTTGTTTCTTTCTATCTTCCATGGCTGTTTCTGAACGCTTATCGTCAGAGCGATTTCCGCGCTCCGTCATTCGCATGGCAGAAACTTCCTCCGCAATTTTTTCTAGAGTATCAGCATCAGATTCTATACCTCCGGTGATAGTGATATCTCCCAAGGTTCTAAAACGGATTTTTTTGGTTTCTATTTTTTCGTTTTCTTCTAGTTTTAAATGCTCTGAAACAGGAATCCATGTATCACTTCGCCATACAACTTGGCGTTGATGTGCTAAATACAAGGATGGAATTTGTATGTTTTCACGCTTAATGTAGTTCCAAACATCCATTTCAGTCCAATTACTAATAGGAAAGGCACGGAAATGTTCGCCTTCAAAATATTTTCCATTAAGCAAGTTCCAAAGTTCTGGACGTTGGTTTTTTGGATCCCACTGCCCGAAATCATCTCTATGAGAAAAGAAGCGTTCCTTGGCACGTGCTTTTTCCTCGTCGCGTCTTCCGCCTCCGATAGCACAATCTACTTTATTGCTTTCAATGGCATCGAGTAGTGTTGTAATTTGAAGCGCATTACGAGTGGCATTTTTCCCTTTTTCTTCAGCTACTCTACCTGAATCTATTGATTCTTGAACAGAGCCTACTATTAACCGTACGCCAAATTCTTTAATTAGATCATCTCGAAACTTGATAGTCTCTGGAAAGTTATGGCCAGTATCTACATGCATTAATGGAAAAGGTATTTTAGCGGGGTAAAATGCCTTCTTTGCTAAGTGGGTTACCAGAATGGAATCTTTTCCTCCTGAAAATAATATTACAGGATTTTGGAATTGAGCATATACCTCTCGAAGTATATATATAGCCTCTGATTCCAATTCGTCTAAATAATTTAAATAGTACTTACTCATTTTCTTTCTATTTTTCCAAGTATATTTTTTACAATCAAAACTACAATAGTTTCCAAATCTAATTGGGTAGTATCAATTTCAATATCAGCTGACAAAGGTAGCTCATAAGGGGCATTAACGCCAGTAAAATTTGTGATTTCGCCTTTTCTAGCCATTTTATAAAGTCCCTTTACGTCCCGTCGCTCACATTCCTCTATGGGTGTATTGACAAAAACTTCCACAAAGTTTGTATTACCAACAATGGCTTTTACATTTTCACGATCTTCCCTATAAGGAGAAACGAAGGAAGCTAGTACGACTAAGCCGGCATCCAGCATTAAATTAGCAACTTCACCTATTCTACGTATATTTTCAGAACGATCCTCTGTCGAGAAGGATAAGTTGGAACAGATTCCTTTACGCACGTTGTCTCCATCTAATAAATAGGTATGAATACCCTTATTGAATAGGGTTTGCTCCACTGCATTGGCAACTGTTGATTTTCCAGAGCCGGATAGACCAGTAAACCAAATTAAAAGTGGGGCGTGGTTTTTAAGGCTGCTCCTTTTATCGCGATCCACATTAAACTGATGTGTAAATATGTTTTTCTCCATAAAAATGAAATTAATCTTTTAATCCGTAATTCAATCTATACCAAACTCGTTCATGTAAGTAGTACAAGATCATTTTAGTTATTAGTTCGGACATGCCGATTTTAAGGCCAGAAAGCGGATTTCCTGTTATTAACCAAGCTAATAACATTGTATCTAAAGTGCCAACACCCCTCCAGGTAAAAGTCTTTGCTATATGCCTGATTCTACTCTCTCTTATTATTCCAGCCTTGGACAAGTTTATTTTAAACCAAACGCGTTCATGCAAATAGTATAAAAACATTTTAGTAAACACCTCAGCCATTCCTATTTTCAGGCCTGTTAAGGGGTTACCAGTAATAAACCATGATATTAAAATGGTATCTATGGTACCTACAATTCTCCAGGTAATGGCTTTCGCTATATGTCTTTTTTGAGACCGTCCTATCATTAGCTGCGTACTAAGAAATAATTATTTAGGAGATTGCTTTTATTATAAGCTAAAGGTTTTCCTGTAGCTTGGTCTATCACTTTTAATCCCACTGCTCTGCAAATTGCATCTCCCGCGGCCGTATCCCATTCCATAGTAGGGGCGAATCTCGGGTAAATATTCGCTAAACCTTCAGCCACTAAACAGAATTTTAAGGAACTACCTTTGCTTACAATTTCAATTTTATTTTTTCCTTCTTCGACGGACGTGCTATTTTCGATTTCGTTAATAAAATTTTTAGTGTCTTCATTTAGGTGAGAGCGGCTACCAACAATTTTTATTACATCTGAATCGAGTTCAGGTTTGATAGTTATGGCTTTATTAAAGATTTCGTCAATTGCGATTTTCTCAGAGTCTAGAACAAGTTTTTTAGAACTATTCGCATCTTCAGCAGTAAAGTAAATTGTTTTTGTAACTGGCACGTAGATTACACCGAGTACTGGAGAACCATTTTTAACAAGGGCTATGTTAACTGTAAACTCTCCATTCCTTTTTATAAACTCTTTTGTGCCATCCAGCGGATCGACTACCCAGCATTGCTTCCAGTCTTTCCGTTGCTCATAGTTTAATTGTTTATTTTCCTCGCTAATAATTGGAATTTCTGTGGGTTGTAGGTAACGGTTAATAATATCGTTAGCATTTTTATCAGCTTGGGTTAGCGGAGAATCATCGCCTTTAACCTCTACTTTAAAATTGGTTTCGTAAACTTTTAAAATTTCAACTCCAGCTTCTATCGCAGCTTTAATCGCAATGCTTAGATTATTTTTCATACCTTAATTTTCTCTTTTAAAAGACTCTATATTTTAACAATTAATTATTTCTTACCCCACAATAATCTAATACAACCTGCTCCTCAGTAAACTCCAATTCCTTAAACTCATTATGCGCCACCAATAATGCAATAATATCGGCCTTTTCAGTCGCTTCTTTATAATCTGTAATCTTAAAAACTTGGTGATCTTTAATATTTGGCTCTACGATAAAATAGACCTCATCTTGAGATTCTTGTAGTACCTTTTGTACGATATACTTT
This region of Aequorivita marisscotiae genomic DNA includes:
- a CDS encoding sulfotransferase, whose protein sequence is MSEKIIPVFIIGAARNGTTSLTNIISDFSEIVGIEHELHRGNHEAKLYGNYAYHGDISKPDKYIDFLYHYASGDYFQLAEGNLEFHLENPRNNFFEFYFDMMNHCCHTLEKGFWMAKLDSAFFTDSKTFEFFLRTLYEFYDEVKFIRIQRDFEPALISAQFMPGKNHARPRKGLFKYYGILGYTQQWFKTYLLKTNFLNDSELLHIRFDDLINDKQKVQNKIRSYLGLSKEFALGEPKPYTINTSFSKHKKSKMSKSDRLVAYGYLSILKTFPSLAIIGQYINQAFLKRKPIDPIDRRLLKRQFFKEHLKVEFNKLGTFGLAEKMSEELQKSKKS
- a CDS encoding NAD-dependent epimerase/dehydratase family protein translates to MKILVTGAAGFIGHALTKQLLKDGYTVYGLDNINDYYTIVLKYARLGDIGVSQLEAKKWNTIATSSLYNNFHFIRMDIENREKLPMLFKEQNFDVVIHLAAQAGVRYSIENPEAYIDSNIVGFLNILECCRHQKVKHLVYASSSSVYGVNAKVPFSENDKVDFPISLYAASKKSNELMAYAYSHLYRIPTSGLRFFTVYGPWGRPDMAPMLFANAITRDQHIQVFNHGEMSRDFTYIEDIIQGIIIILHNPPKKEEDSTYYQLFNIGNGSPVSLMKFIETLEREFKRGVKKRMLPLQPGDVPQTWADTSRLNKLGYKSTTSIELGIKNFVEWYKNYSNS
- a CDS encoding nucleotide sugar dehydrogenase — translated: MKIKNICCIGAGYVGGPTMAVLALKNPDINITIVDINEARIAAWNDNDLNNLPIYEPGLKEVVQEARGRNLFFSTEVEKAIDEAEMIFISVNTPTKTYGKGKGMAADLKYIELSARQIAKVATTDKIVVEKSTLPVRTAQAIKNILDHTGNGVKFQILSNPEFLAEGTAVQDLLNPDRVLIGGENSKEGNETINALVDIYATWIPKEQILTTNLWSSELSKLVANAFLAQRVSSINAISELCEVTGADVSEVSKAIGMDSRIGPKFLKASVGFGGSCFQKDILNLVYIAKSYGLNEVADYWEQVIIMNDHQKNRFAENIVSKLYNTVSGKKITFLGWAFKKDTNDTRESAAIYVADALLNEEAEITVYDPKVSEERIYEDLDYLNTRSPEENRRLLKVVMEPYHACEKAHAVAILTEWDEFVEYDWENIYTSVIKPAFVFDGRRILDGQFMKDIGFQYDAIGVSILNNI
- a CDS encoding sulfate adenylyltransferase subunit 1, which translates into the protein MAIDNNQLLRFTTAGSVDDGKSTLIGRLLYDSKSIFEDQLAAVESTSKKKGHDNIDLAMFTDGLKEEREQGITIDVAYRYFTTPKRKFIIADTPGHIQYTRNMITGASTANAAIILIDARKGVIEQTKRHSFIASLLQIPHLIVCINKMDLVDYDEAIYNDIVNQYEQVSSKLVTKDITYIPISALHGDNVVNRSENMLWYKGAALLYTLETLHITNDLNKIDARFPVQTVLRPQREGFIDYRGYAGRIASGVFRVGDEVIALPSGFASKIKSIDGFEQEFEEAYVPMSVSITLEDDIDISRGDMIVRTNNRPETSQEFDVMLCWMSNKPSQPRAKYTICHTENSQKAMIKSVLYKVDINSYDRIKDEDTFEMNEIGRVTIRTTKPLMIDSYGTNRTTGSIILIDDNTNETVAAGMIV
- a CDS encoding four helix bundle protein, with the protein product MKTHNDLRLYQESMDLVTEIYQVTNNFPDSEKFGLTSQIRRASVSIPSNIAEGAAWETKKEFKRFLYISLGSASELETQIEISNRLSFIDDSKTLKDKIYFIKRMLIKLIQTLKE
- the cysD gene encoding sulfate adenylyltransferase subunit CysD; this translates as MSKYYLNYLDELESEAIYILREVYAQFQNPVILFSGGKDSILVTHLAKKAFYPAKIPFPLMHVDTGHNFPETIKFRDDLIKEFGVRLIVGSVQESIDSGRVAEEKGKNATRNALQITTLLDAIESNKVDCAIGGGRRDEEKARAKERFFSHRDDFGQWDPKNQRPELWNLLNGKYFEGEHFRAFPISNWTEMDVWNYIKRENIQIPSLYLAHQRQVVWRSDTWIPVSEHLKLEENEKIETKKIRFRTLGDITITGGIESDADTLEKIAEEVSAMRMTERGNRSDDKRSETAMEDRKKQGYF
- the cysC gene encoding adenylyl-sulfate kinase — protein: MEKNIFTHQFNVDRDKRSSLKNHAPLLIWFTGLSGSGKSTVANAVEQTLFNKGIHTYLLDGDNVRKGICSNLSFSTEDRSENIRRIGEVANLMLDAGLVVLASFVSPYREDRENVKAIVGNTNFVEVFVNTPIEECERRDVKGLYKMARKGEITNFTGVNAPYELPLSADIEIDTTQLDLETIVVLIVKNILGKIERK
- a CDS encoding DUF2061 domain-containing protein; amino-acid sequence: MIGRSQKRHIAKAITWRIVGTIDTILISWFITGNPLTGLKIGMAEVFTKMFLYYLHERVWFKINLSKAGIIRESRIRHIAKTFTWRGVGTLDTMLLAWLITGNPLSGLKIGMSELITKMILYYLHERVWYRLNYGLKD
- the cysQ gene encoding 3'(2'),5'-bisphosphate nucleotidase CysQ, encoding MKNNLSIAIKAAIEAGVEILKVYETNFKVEVKGDDSPLTQADKNANDIINRYLQPTEIPIISEENKQLNYEQRKDWKQCWVVDPLDGTKEFIKRNGEFTVNIALVKNGSPVLGVIYVPVTKTIYFTAEDANSSKKLVLDSEKIAIDEIFNKAITIKPELDSDVIKIVGSRSHLNEDTKNFINEIENSTSVEEGKNKIEIVSKGSSLKFCLVAEGLANIYPRFAPTMEWDTAAGDAICRAVGLKVIDQATGKPLAYNKSNLLNNYFLVRS